The following proteins are co-located in the Flavobacterium sp. CECT 9288 genome:
- a CDS encoding alkaline phosphatase, with translation MKSNFSRRAFLKNSLLFSGGVLLAPNFISCSKDDEPINQAPTDLKLSNFNEGVASFDPTATSIILWTRYTASKSGSVNLSWEISTDAKFSQVLRQGKVVTDETRDFTIAVDVQGLPSNKSFYYRFYNVMTKEVSVIGETITLPSSSDTISQVRMAVCSCANFAAGLFNVYEAMAKSDVDVIVHLGDYIYEYGAGEYGTNQYTSSLGRTHVPAKEIITLDDYRARYKQYRKDEKLKLAHQKKPFIAVWDDHEITNDTYKDGAQNHQPNEGDFSARKLAALKAYSEYIPLKTGNDSRIYRDFHFGNLLSLYMLDTRVIARDKQLEYATYFSSNGSFNATAFQTDLLNPSRQLLGAEQLGWLGSKIASSTSKWQVLGQQVLMTKMMLPSELLMLMAQINGEIDALGSAQPATLQAFQTSVGGLVTIKSRILANDPTVSAADKLRLSTVLPYNLDAWDGYPVEREKLFALLNGKKMVTLAGDTHNAWQGELKSSSNKVVGLELATSSVTSPGLETYLGLGGTQLAQFEQALNLLIDDLEYSNLSKRGYLKATFSASDVKAEWFFATSVFEEGATVNLEKTITKS, from the coding sequence ATCAATCAAGCACCGACTGATTTAAAACTATCTAATTTTAATGAAGGGGTTGCCAGTTTTGATCCAACTGCTACGAGTATTATTCTTTGGACTCGATACACTGCCAGTAAAAGTGGAAGCGTTAATTTATCTTGGGAAATCAGTACTGATGCTAAATTTAGTCAAGTTTTACGACAAGGAAAGGTAGTAACAGATGAAACTCGAGATTTTACAATAGCTGTTGATGTGCAAGGATTGCCTTCGAACAAATCTTTTTATTATAGATTTTATAACGTGATGACCAAAGAAGTTTCGGTAATAGGGGAAACGATTACTTTGCCTTCCTCATCTGATACTATTTCGCAGGTAAGAATGGCAGTTTGTTCCTGTGCTAATTTTGCGGCAGGACTTTTTAATGTTTACGAAGCAATGGCAAAATCAGATGTTGATGTAATTGTACATTTAGGCGATTATATTTATGAATATGGTGCTGGTGAATATGGTACAAATCAATATACAAGTAGTTTAGGTAGAACGCATGTTCCTGCTAAAGAAATTATCACTTTAGATGATTATAGAGCACGTTATAAGCAATATAGAAAAGATGAAAAGTTAAAATTAGCACATCAAAAGAAACCTTTTATTGCGGTTTGGGATGATCATGAAATCACCAATGATACCTATAAAGATGGAGCGCAAAATCATCAACCAAATGAAGGAGACTTCTCAGCAAGAAAATTAGCAGCTCTAAAAGCTTACAGCGAGTATATTCCGCTTAAAACAGGAAATGATAGCCGAATATATAGAGATTTCCATTTTGGAAATTTACTCTCTTTGTATATGCTAGACACTCGTGTTATTGCACGAGATAAGCAATTAGAATATGCTACTTACTTTTCTTCTAACGGTTCTTTTAATGCAACTGCTTTTCAAACCGATCTGTTAAATCCAAGTAGACAGCTTTTAGGTGCAGAACAACTAGGCTGGTTGGGATCTAAAATTGCATCGAGTACTTCAAAATGGCAGGTTCTTGGTCAACAGGTTTTAATGACTAAAATGATGCTTCCGTCAGAACTTTTAATGCTAATGGCTCAAATTAATGGCGAAATTGATGCGCTGGGAAGCGCGCAACCAGCTACTTTGCAAGCGTTTCAAACATCAGTAGGAGGTTTAGTGACCATAAAATCAAGAATATTAGCTAATGACCCTACCGTAAGTGCAGCTGATAAATTACGATTGTCTACTGTTTTACCCTATAATTTAGATGCTTGGGATGGTTATCCGGTAGAAAGAGAAAAGTTATTTGCTCTTTTGAACGGAAAAAAGATGGTTACATTAGCAGGAGATACGCACAATGCATGGCAAGGCGAATTAAAATCGTCATCAAATAAAGTGGTAGGTTTAGAACTAGCAACTTCATCTGTTACTTCCCCAGGTTTAGAAACTTATTTGGGATTAGGTGGAACTCAATTAGCACAATTTGAACAAGCTTTAAATTTGTTAATTGATGATTTAGAATATTCTAATTTGTCAAAAAGAGGGTATTTAAAAGCTACCTTCTCTGCATCAGATGTAAAAGCAGAATGGTTTTTTGCGACAAGCGTTTTTGAGGAAGGTGCAACCGTAAATCTGGAAAAAACGATTACTAAGAGTTAA
- a CDS encoding porin family protein: protein MIKVLKKYRNSFLLGCIFISMSAFGQENQALEEKVIVKVDSLYREDQFYFAVTYNSLVNTPTGVSQNKFSSGVSLGFLRDMPVNANRTWAIATGLGFTYNNFNQNLIVKEQNGVVDYQLIPADVSVDKNKFSQLSVDVPIELRWRTSNYESHKFWRIYTGLKFSYLLYDRSLFNGSPERIVVQNNADFNALQYGTYLAAGYNTVNLYMYYGLNPLFQKATLNGASVNMRAFNLGVIFYIL from the coding sequence ATGATAAAAGTTCTAAAAAAATATAGAAACAGTTTTCTTTTAGGATGTATTTTTATTAGTATGTCTGCTTTTGGTCAAGAGAATCAAGCTCTTGAGGAAAAGGTAATTGTGAAGGTAGATTCGTTATACAGAGAAGATCAGTTTTATTTTGCTGTAACATATAACTCATTGGTAAACACACCTACAGGAGTGTCTCAAAATAAATTTTCTTCGGGTGTATCGTTGGGGTTTTTAAGAGACATGCCTGTTAATGCTAATAGAACTTGGGCCATAGCCACAGGACTAGGATTTACATATAACAATTTCAATCAAAATCTTATAGTGAAGGAGCAAAATGGTGTTGTGGATTACCAACTCATTCCTGCCGATGTAAGTGTTGATAAAAACAAGTTTTCTCAACTGTCTGTGGATGTGCCCATAGAATTAAGATGGCGTACATCTAATTATGAAAGTCATAAATTTTGGCGCATTTATACAGGTTTAAAATTTAGTTATTTGTTGTATGATCGTTCCCTTTTTAACGGAAGTCCAGAGCGTATTGTAGTTCAAAACAATGCTGATTTTAATGCACTTCAGTACGGGACGTATCTTGCTGCAGGCTACAACACTGTAAATTTATATATGTATTATGGTTTAAATCCTTTGTTTCAAAAAGCAACATTAAATGGTGCTTCTGTAAACATGAGAGCGTTTAATTTGGGAGTTATATTTTATATTTTATAA
- a CDS encoding bifunctional UDP-N-acetylmuramoyl-tripeptide:D-alanyl-D-alanine ligase/alanine racemase has protein sequence MSQKILASLQTIQSVRHGDFDNDDLDAVSIDSRSLQNGVQTLFFALVGVQHDAHDYIDDLIVSGVQNFVVTFIPKDCEGKANFYVVSNTMTALQEFAAYYRALFQIPVIGLTGSNGKTIVKEWLNFLLAPDYNIIRSPKSYNSQVGVPLSVIAINEKHNLGIFEAGISTRGEMKNLEKIIKPTIGVLTNIGTAHDEGFTNTTEKIKEKLLLFQNADVLIYNKNETVEEHLQPDLQRFSWSFSDPLATVLVTKEVKDSNTILHIHYGEVVFDVKIPFFDEASIENAISCILVLLFLHVEVNTIQERTAQLYPVEMRLKLKNGINNCNIIDDSYSSDFQSLKIALDFLENQKQSKKKTLILSDIFQSGLSLEELYDKVSHLIKVNNIDRVIAIGETISRFQDKFTNALFYKTTAEFIADIAQLDFYNETILIKGARVFQFEEIVYLLEEKTHETVLEINLNAITHNLNFFKAKFKPNVKIMVMVKAFGYGNGGLEIAKLLEFNKVNYLGVAFADEGIALKKGGIKVPIMVLNPESTSFSAIIKHKLEPEIYSLKGLYAFLKIAKQKGLENFPIHIKMDTGMHRLGFEAATIDELILALQGNKTVQVKSILSHLATSDDPSQHDFARSQITLFEQLSSKLMAQLPNIPLRHILNTSGISNFMDSQYDMVRLGIGLYGVSNDSDEQLKLENVGTLKSIISQLRIIKTGESVGYGRRFVASKDTVIATIPIGYADGISRGLGNGVGHVLVRNTKAAIVGSVCMDMLMVDVTGIDCKEGDVVVLFGEQLRVNEIAEKLNTIPYEILTNVSQRVKRVFYRE, from the coding sequence ATGAGTCAAAAAATTTTAGCAAGTTTGCAAACAATTCAATCCGTGCGTCATGGCGATTTTGATAATGATGACTTAGATGCGGTTTCTATTGATAGTCGATCGTTACAAAACGGAGTTCAAACGCTTTTTTTTGCTTTGGTTGGCGTGCAGCATGACGCGCATGACTACATAGATGATCTTATTGTATCGGGAGTTCAAAACTTTGTAGTCACTTTTATCCCAAAAGACTGCGAAGGAAAAGCTAATTTTTATGTTGTTTCTAATACGATGACGGCCTTACAAGAATTTGCAGCATATTACAGAGCGCTTTTTCAAATTCCAGTTATTGGGTTAACTGGTAGCAACGGAAAGACCATTGTTAAGGAGTGGCTCAATTTTTTATTGGCCCCAGATTATAATATTATTCGCAGTCCAAAAAGTTATAACTCACAAGTTGGTGTGCCTTTGTCTGTAATAGCAATCAATGAAAAGCACAATTTAGGTATTTTTGAGGCTGGTATTTCAACTCGTGGTGAAATGAAAAATTTAGAAAAAATCATCAAGCCAACCATAGGAGTGCTCACCAATATAGGTACTGCACATGACGAAGGATTTACCAATACAACTGAAAAAATTAAAGAGAAACTATTATTGTTTCAAAATGCTGATGTACTAATTTATAATAAAAATGAAACTGTTGAAGAGCACTTACAGCCAGACTTACAAAGATTCTCTTGGAGTTTTTCAGACCCCTTAGCAACCGTACTTGTTACTAAAGAAGTGAAGGATTCCAATACTATTTTACACATTCATTACGGAGAAGTGGTTTTTGATGTCAAAATTCCTTTTTTTGATGAAGCTTCAATAGAAAATGCCATTTCTTGTATTTTAGTTTTGTTGTTTTTACATGTTGAGGTCAATACTATTCAGGAGCGTACAGCGCAATTATATCCTGTTGAAATGCGATTGAAATTAAAAAATGGTATCAACAACTGCAATATTATTGATGATAGTTATAGTAGTGATTTTCAGTCGTTAAAAATTGCATTGGACTTTTTAGAAAATCAAAAACAGTCTAAGAAAAAGACTTTGATTTTATCGGATATTTTTCAAAGCGGTTTGTCTCTTGAGGAGTTGTATGATAAAGTTTCGCATCTCATCAAAGTCAATAATATTGATCGGGTAATCGCTATTGGTGAAACTATTAGTAGATTTCAAGATAAGTTTACCAATGCTCTTTTTTACAAAACTACAGCCGAGTTTATTGCCGATATAGCACAACTAGATTTTTATAATGAAACCATTTTAATAAAAGGAGCTAGAGTATTTCAATTTGAAGAAATAGTGTATTTACTCGAGGAGAAAACACATGAAACTGTTTTAGAAATCAATTTGAACGCCATCACGCACAACCTAAATTTTTTCAAAGCTAAGTTTAAGCCAAATGTAAAAATTATGGTAATGGTCAAGGCTTTTGGATATGGTAATGGCGGTCTTGAAATTGCAAAATTGTTAGAATTTAATAAAGTAAACTACCTAGGTGTGGCCTTTGCAGATGAGGGAATAGCATTGAAAAAAGGCGGCATTAAAGTTCCTATTATGGTTCTTAATCCAGAAAGCACCAGTTTTTCAGCGATTATTAAACATAAATTAGAACCGGAGATATACAGTTTAAAAGGTCTTTACGCCTTTTTAAAAATTGCTAAACAAAAGGGATTGGAGAATTTCCCCATTCATATTAAGATGGATACTGGAATGCATCGATTGGGTTTTGAAGCGGCTACAATAGACGAATTGATTTTGGCTTTGCAAGGAAACAAAACAGTGCAAGTCAAAAGTATTTTATCACATTTAGCAACCAGTGATGATCCTTCTCAGCATGATTTTGCTCGATCACAAATAACACTTTTTGAGCAACTATCTTCAAAACTGATGGCTCAATTGCCAAATATTCCATTGCGACACATCTTGAACACATCTGGAATTAGTAATTTTATGGATTCTCAATATGACATGGTTCGGTTAGGAATTGGTTTGTATGGAGTTTCAAATGATAGTGACGAACAACTTAAACTTGAAAATGTAGGGACACTTAAATCGATAATTTCACAATTACGTATTATTAAAACAGGAGAAAGCGTAGGGTATGGCAGGCGATTTGTTGCTTCAAAAGACACGGTAATTGCCACGATACCTATTGGCTACGCAGATGGAATTTCACGAGGATTGGGCAATGGTGTAGGTCATGTACTAGTGCGCAATACTAAAGCGGCCATTGTGGGTAGTGTGTGCATGGATATGTTGATGGTTGATGTGACTGGAATTGATTGTAAAGAAGGAGATGTTGTGGTGCTTTTTGGAGAGCAGCTCCGAGTGAATGAAATTGCAGAAAAACTCAATACGATACCGTATGAAATATTAACGAATGTATCTCAACGGGTAAAACGTGTCTTTTATAGAGAATAG
- the mscL gene encoding large conductance mechanosensitive channel protein MscL, translating into MGFFSDFKASLMKGDVLSLATAVVMGGAFGKIVGSAVDDVIMPIVGLVTGGIDFTQKFVALNGNSYPDLAAAKAAGAAVITYGNLVQAIINFIIIAFFIFVVLRAAEKAKKKEEVVAAPAGPTQEELLTQIRDLLKK; encoded by the coding sequence ATGGGATTTTTTAGTGATTTCAAAGCTTCTTTGATGAAAGGTGATGTACTAAGTCTTGCTACTGCTGTAGTAATGGGTGGTGCTTTTGGTAAAATTGTAGGATCTGCTGTTGATGACGTAATTATGCCTATTGTAGGTTTAGTAACAGGTGGAATAGATTTTACTCAGAAATTTGTAGCTTTAAACGGGAATTCATACCCAGATTTAGCTGCTGCAAAAGCTGCTGGTGCTGCCGTAATTACTTATGGTAATTTGGTACAAGCAATCATCAATTTTATAATTATTGCTTTCTTTATTTTTGTAGTGTTAAGAGCTGCTGAAAAAGCTAAAAAGAAAGAAGAAGTTGTAGCTGCTCCTGCTGGTCCTACTCAAGAAGAGTTGTTAACTCAAATTAGAGATTTATTAAAAAAGTAA
- a CDS encoding aspartate-semialdehyde dehydrogenase codes for MKIAVVGATGMVGEIMLKVLAERNFPVTELIPVASERSVGKEIDFKGQKYTVVGLQTAVDMKADIALFSAGGETSLEWAPKFAAAGTTVIDNSSAWRMDPTKKLIVPEINAGQLTADDKIIANPNCSTIQMVLVLAPLHRKYNIKRVIVSTYQSITGTGVKAVQQLENEYAGVQGEMAYKYPIHRNAIPQCDSFEENGYTKEEMKLVRETQKILDDRTIAVTATAVRVPVVGGHSEAVNVEFTNDFDVSEVRSILHHTDGVVLQDNIDAFTYPMPLYAEGKDAVFVGRIRRDESQENTLNMWIVADNLRKGAATNTVQIAEYLVANNLV; via the coding sequence ATGAAAATAGCAGTTGTAGGAGCCACAGGAATGGTAGGCGAGATCATGTTAAAAGTTTTAGCCGAAAGAAACTTTCCAGTAACAGAATTAATTCCAGTAGCATCAGAACGTTCTGTAGGGAAAGAGATTGATTTTAAAGGTCAAAAATATACTGTTGTGGGCTTGCAAACTGCTGTTGACATGAAAGCAGATATTGCTTTATTTTCAGCTGGAGGAGAAACTTCTTTGGAGTGGGCTCCAAAATTTGCTGCGGCCGGAACTACGGTTATTGATAACTCATCGGCTTGGAGAATGGATCCTACCAAAAAACTTATTGTTCCAGAGATTAATGCGGGTCAACTTACGGCTGATGATAAAATTATCGCCAATCCAAACTGTTCGACTATTCAAATGGTGTTGGTATTAGCGCCATTGCACCGTAAATACAATATCAAACGTGTGATTGTTTCTACTTACCAATCCATCACCGGAACGGGAGTTAAGGCAGTGCAACAATTAGAAAACGAATATGCAGGCGTACAAGGGGAAATGGCCTATAAGTATCCTATTCACCGCAATGCGATTCCACAATGTGACTCTTTTGAGGAAAACGGTTATACCAAAGAAGAGATGAAATTGGTTCGCGAAACACAAAAAATATTAGATGACAGAACTATTGCTGTAACGGCTACCGCTGTACGTGTTCCTGTTGTAGGTGGACACAGTGAGGCTGTGAATGTGGAGTTCACAAACGACTTTGATGTGAGTGAGGTGAGATCTATTTTACACCACACCGATGGAGTTGTTCTTCAAGATAACATAGATGCTTTTACCTATCCAATGCCACTTTATGCCGAAGGGAAAGACGCTGTTTTTGTGGGTAGAATTCGTCGTGACGAAAGTCAAGAAAACACGCTAAACATGTGGATTGTTGCAGATAACTTGCGTAAAGGAGCTGCTACAAATACCGTTCAAATTGCTGAATATTTAGTTGCTAATAATTTGGTATAA
- a CDS encoding TonB-dependent receptor domain-containing protein: MHTKNFLFFCISLFCTIGFAQSTVRGKITTTAGIPLSGSHIHIGKKTVSSDAAGNYVIKKLPLGNQKIFVSYIGFQSVDTLVTLSGDQVFDFVLKEKADDLQEVIVRQKINTLNKSLLEQKIKTETIEKYSNQTLGDLLKEVAGVSSLKTGSNVVKPMINGLFGSRVPVINNNVRLQDQEWGTEHAPNFDVNAAGKITVIKGASGLQYGGDAVGGLVIIEPIQVKKDTIYGKSIVNLASNGRGGSISSSLHKGNEKGWSWNVLGTFKYAGDREAPDYVLSNTGNREANFSGDLKFTGKKYDFTGFYSYYNTTIGILSASHIGNVNDLYNAITNKVPAVVNDFTYSIKNPKQEVQHHLAKLNYNYFFNETASLGVQYSFQFNKRFEFDLRRGENKNKPALDLELATHAINVDYKKVLHDWTLKTGTVAAFQNNFANVVTTNVNPLIPTYNKIDWGTYGIATYDVSESLVFDAGLRYDYSQVDAAKFYSKSRWNERGYQSQFSRFITGEDGDKWLVKPSFAFHNLSSSVGFHKEFEKDLNWYANVSLATRNPNPSEFFSDGLHHSTGVIEIGDLALKKEQSTKFSTTLQKKWTAFSVEVNPYINYIRNFMFLRPVGFENTIRGAFPVWDYQQTNAQLAGLDVQTHWKINNNWQHDFTMSYVNGKDISNREALIDIPPFAMTQKVQFSKPSWMNLKLELKYEALQRQNRFPNNNFETNIIVNNELFPVQVDISTPPEGFQLFHFYSEIKFKSIGKTQTALAFSVQNITNTTYRDYLNRQRFFADEMGRNFQIQLKFNY, encoded by the coding sequence ATGCACACAAAAAACTTTCTGTTTTTCTGTATCTCTTTGTTTTGCACCATAGGTTTTGCGCAAAGCACAGTACGCGGAAAAATAACTACTACAGCTGGAATACCACTTTCTGGAAGTCACATACATATTGGTAAAAAGACAGTGTCCTCAGATGCTGCGGGCAATTATGTCATTAAAAAACTGCCTTTGGGTAACCAAAAAATATTTGTTTCTTACATAGGTTTTCAATCTGTGGATACGCTTGTTACTTTATCGGGTGATCAAGTATTTGATTTTGTTTTAAAAGAAAAAGCCGATGACCTTCAAGAAGTGATTGTGAGGCAAAAAATAAATACGCTCAATAAATCCTTATTGGAACAAAAAATTAAAACAGAAACTATTGAAAAATATAGCAATCAAACATTAGGAGATTTACTTAAAGAGGTAGCGGGTGTTTCAAGTTTAAAAACAGGAAGTAATGTTGTAAAACCAATGATCAATGGATTGTTTGGGAGTCGCGTTCCTGTAATTAATAACAACGTACGTTTGCAAGATCAAGAATGGGGAACAGAACATGCTCCTAATTTTGACGTGAACGCTGCAGGAAAAATTACGGTAATCAAGGGTGCATCGGGCTTGCAATATGGTGGTGATGCCGTGGGTGGCTTAGTTATTATTGAGCCTATTCAGGTAAAAAAAGACACAATTTATGGCAAATCAATAGTGAATCTAGCCTCAAATGGTAGAGGTGGTTCTATTAGTTCTAGTTTGCACAAAGGGAACGAAAAAGGATGGAGTTGGAACGTATTAGGAACATTTAAATATGCTGGTGATAGAGAAGCTCCAGATTATGTATTATCAAATACAGGAAATAGGGAAGCAAATTTCTCTGGCGATTTAAAATTCACAGGTAAAAAGTATGACTTTACTGGTTTTTATAGCTATTACAATACTACTATTGGGATTTTGAGCGCTTCACACATTGGTAATGTTAATGATTTGTACAACGCAATAACGAATAAAGTTCCTGCTGTGGTCAATGATTTTACCTATTCAATTAAAAATCCTAAGCAAGAAGTACAACATCACTTGGCAAAGCTGAATTACAACTATTTTTTCAATGAAACGGCTTCATTGGGGGTACAGTATTCTTTTCAGTTTAACAAAAGGTTCGAATTTGATTTACGCAGAGGCGAAAATAAAAATAAACCAGCACTTGATCTTGAGTTAGCAACTCATGCCATTAATGTTGATTATAAAAAAGTACTGCATGACTGGACATTAAAGACGGGAACGGTAGCTGCATTTCAAAATAATTTTGCGAATGTAGTCACTACAAATGTTAACCCTTTGATCCCAACATACAATAAAATAGATTGGGGAACATACGGCATTGCAACTTATGACGTTTCAGAAAGTTTAGTCTTTGATGCAGGACTTCGGTATGATTATTCTCAAGTAGATGCTGCCAAGTTTTATTCAAAATCAAGATGGAATGAACGTGGTTATCAATCGCAGTTTTCTCGTTTTATAACTGGCGAAGATGGTGATAAATGGCTCGTAAAACCCAGCTTTGCTTTTCATAACCTATCAAGTAGTGTGGGATTTCACAAAGAGTTTGAGAAAGATTTAAATTGGTATGCCAATGTTAGTTTGGCTACAAGAAATCCAAACCCATCGGAGTTTTTTAGTGATGGTTTGCATCATTCTACTGGAGTTATAGAGATAGGAGACTTAGCACTAAAAAAAGAACAATCTACCAAGTTTTCTACAACGCTCCAAAAAAAATGGACTGCTTTTTCTGTTGAGGTAAACCCGTATATCAATTACATTCGTAATTTTATGTTCTTGCGCCCAGTGGGTTTTGAGAATACCATTCGTGGTGCGTTTCCAGTGTGGGATTACCAGCAAACAAATGCGCAATTAGCAGGTCTTGATGTGCAAACCCATTGGAAAATAAACAACAACTGGCAACATGATTTTACAATGTCTTATGTAAACGGCAAAGATATCTCAAACAGAGAAGCCTTGATAGACATTCCGCCATTTGCCATGACTCAAAAAGTGCAGTTTTCAAAACCAAGTTGGATGAACCTAAAATTGGAGCTAAAGTATGAAGCACTCCAAAGGCAGAACAGATTTCCTAATAATAATTTTGAAACAAATATTATTGTAAACAATGAGTTGTTTCCGGTTCAGGTAGATATCAGTACGCCGCCAGAAGGTTTTCAATTGTTTCATTTTTACTCCGAAATTAAGTTCAAAAGCATTGGTAAAACCCAGACAGCCTTAGCGTTTTCTGTTCAAAATATAACAAACACCACGTACAGGGACTACTTAAACAGACAGCGTTTTTTTGCTGACGAAATGGGTAGAAACTTCCAAATTCAATTAAAATTCAATTATTAA
- a CDS encoding type 1 periplasmic binding fold superfamily protein, with translation MKNSKFAAVALIALFSFTSCEKDDPIAVNEEELITTVTTTLVAGNQTVTLTSKDLDGDGPNAPVVTVSGDLLVNTTYTGSTTFLNESVTPVDNITAEVKEEGYEHQLFYQAPTTIGVFTYTDADKNGKPVGLTFSLRTAAAPATGTLTVVLRHEPNKDAAGVATGSITNAGGATDAQVTFPVQVK, from the coding sequence ATGAAAAATTCAAAATTCGCAGCAGTAGCATTAATAGCTCTTTTTTCTTTTACCTCTTGTGAAAAAGATGATCCTATTGCAGTAAATGAGGAAGAATTAATAACTACAGTGACCACAACACTTGTGGCTGGAAATCAAACGGTAACATTAACCTCAAAAGATCTTGATGGCGATGGGCCAAATGCACCCGTTGTAACCGTATCAGGCGATTTACTTGTGAATACTACTTATACAGGAAGTACCACGTTCTTAAATGAGTCGGTTACGCCAGTAGACAACATCACTGCCGAGGTTAAAGAAGAGGGTTATGAGCACCAATTGTTCTATCAAGCGCCTACTACAATAGGAGTTTTCACGTATACAGATGCGGACAAAAACGGAAAACCTGTTGGGTTAACTTTTTCATTAAGAACAGCAGCAGCTCCAGCAACTGGAACCTTAACAGTAGTACTTAGACACGAACCAAACAAAGACGCTGCAGGAGTAGCTACTGGATCAATCACTAATGCAGGCGGTGCCACAGATGCTCAGGTGACTTTCCCAGTTCAAGTTAAATAA
- a CDS encoding YhcG family protein, whose product MLQNQSVIPDIKAIIAASKDKAIRAVDNERTLMYWHIGQRIFEEEQNGKDRADYGTYLIKFLSQQLQPEYGSGFSVRQLERYRQFYRMFPIASALRTQLSWTQYKFLLVIDNQYKREFYIAESVKNNWTSRQLERQINSSLYERLLMSNDKESVLAVAKNEKLPSDTKEIIKDPMYLEFLGLKREAAYYENDLESAIITHLQDFLLELGNGFSFVARQKRIHIDGDEFFTDLVFYNRILQCFVIIEIKTDKLTHQDIGQLQMYVNYYDRVEKLPRENPTIGILLCANKNDGVVKFTLPENEKNIVASQYKLYLPTEQQLLEAVNIELQNFEEAKENN is encoded by the coding sequence ATGCTACAAAACCAATCTGTAATTCCTGATATTAAAGCCATTATAGCAGCTTCAAAAGACAAAGCAATTAGGGCGGTTGACAATGAAAGAACCTTGATGTACTGGCATATTGGGCAACGGATTTTCGAGGAAGAACAAAACGGAAAGGACCGTGCTGATTATGGGACTTATTTAATTAAATTTCTTTCTCAACAATTACAGCCAGAATATGGGAGTGGTTTTTCAGTGAGGCAATTAGAGAGATACCGACAGTTCTACAGAATGTTTCCAATTGCGTCCGCACTGCGGACGCAATTGAGTTGGACACAATATAAATTCCTTTTGGTAATTGACAATCAGTATAAAAGAGAATTTTACATTGCGGAAAGCGTAAAGAATAATTGGACGTCAAGACAACTCGAACGTCAAATTAACAGTAGCTTATACGAACGCCTTTTAATGAGCAATGATAAAGAAAGCGTACTCGCTGTTGCCAAAAATGAAAAACTTCCTTCAGATACTAAAGAGATTATAAAAGACCCTATGTATCTTGAATTTCTGGGGTTAAAACGAGAAGCGGCTTACTATGAAAACGATTTAGAAAGTGCTATAATTACTCATTTGCAAGATTTTTTATTGGAACTAGGAAATGGATTTTCATTTGTAGCAAGACAAAAAAGAATACACATTGATGGCGATGAATTTTTTACAGACTTAGTTTTTTATAATCGGATATTACAATGCTTTGTCATTATCGAAATCAAAACAGATAAACTTACGCATCAGGATATAGGGCAACTACAGATGTATGTGAATTATTACGATCGAGTAGAAAAACTGCCTCGTGAAAATCCAACTATAGGTATTTTGCTTTGTGCAAATAAAAATGACGGCGTTGTAAAATTTACGCTGCCGGAAAACGAGAAAAATATTGTAGCCAGTCAATATAAACTATACCTACCTACTGAACAACAGTTGCTGGAAGCTGTAAATATAGAATTGCAAAATTTTGAGGAAGCCAAAGAAAATAATTAA